In Pyrus communis chromosome 11, drPyrComm1.1, whole genome shotgun sequence, the sequence tgctcataagagagagagaacgcTTGCCAAAAAAGGGCTCAAGAGTAATTGTGCTGCAGCAGAAGCAGATGCCTTAGATAGGCTTCCAAGTTTACTCTCCTCGTACAGATTCTCCAGCATGGCATCTCTCCCTTTACATGGGTCCTTCAATAATAGGTCACTTGGCATACAAGTGCATTCCACAATTCACAAGCCTTGTTACCAAACAAACACCATTGGAGGACATAATGGTAATAGTGGGTGGCTGAGACGGCCTATTGATCAACAACCTGCGATCGGGCGGCTTGTTCCACCTAACAATGTTTTTCATGTGCAGGGTGGCGGCATAggatcctcctcctcctcctcaagtGGCGGTGTTGGAAGGTTTTCCTATAGTACTAATGTTCGGAAGTTTTCTCCAGAGACGGAAGGAATTGGAGGGTTATGGTGGAGTAAGAGTAGTGTTGGCCATTTTAATACTAAGCAAGATGAGTTGCAGAAGCTTGACTTGTCCCTCAGGCTCTAAGCACTTTCccagttttcttttttctttttttctttttttttgttccaaatTTTAAACCCATCCATGTTAACCGATCAATTTCAGGTTTCCTCTATCTTTGGTTTTCATGTATGAGTGGCAACTTTTGTACATTCCTTTTAGCTAAAGTTGACATTTTCAGAGAagtttgttttgaaatttttggcttTGAATGTAAATCCCAATTCCAAATGTTGTGAcacttattttgttttttaataattcAACGGTTGTGATCCATCTAACATTTGATCTCACGATCCATAAGTTGGGCATCAGAACTTTGAATTTGCATGGTGATGTGTACCAGtaattcaaagatcaattttgCTACTTAATTTGAAAAGTTAATTCCCCTTTTAAAGCCAggagtaatgttaggtagaccaatttttttaaactaaatttgcaaatttattGATGTGATTgtagatgattgaattattaattacatATCGATTAATGTGTTTGTTTCATATTGGTAACatgtcatttggtttaaaaaatttgatctccctaacattactctaaaACCAGCAAATTGCTCTTCTTTTAATTGGGTTCTCAATGCTTTAGATTAGCTGTTAAGGATCAACAGGCGTTAGCATAAATTTTACTCATTcagttttctgttttatttttaagagaGAAGTGCTAAATGCTGGAATTGAAGATGGACTAAATGCAAACTAATTAATGCTTCCAAATTTCATATAGTGATATAGAATTCGATTCTGCAAGTGGTGGATTACTTTAGTTGTTAcgactttcttcttccttttacaACATTCCAGATTCAAACTTCTCTACCTTCCTCTAGtgtaaattaaaatagtaatattatttgtattaaaaaaaggtGTAGAATTTGATTCTCAATTCTTTCGAGTGGTGTGTCG encodes:
- the LOC137749221 gene encoding zinc finger protein 1-like, which translates into the protein MEAPNAKNQQLVHDHHQEHPQAQNPNLALDLSLSNKESNHGAKLELNLINCFDSNNTSGNSSSETSSPKGTTTTDFEPRVFSCNYCQRKFYSSQALGGHQNAHKRERTLAKKGLKSNCAAAEADALDRLPSLLSSYRFSSMASLPLHGSFNNRSLGIQVHSTIHKPCYQTNTIGGHNGNSGWLRRPIDQQPAIGRLVPPNNVFHVQGGGIGSSSSSSSGGVGRFSYSTNVRKFSPETEGIGGLWWSKSSVGHFNTKQDELQKLDLSLRL